One part of the Amphiura filiformis chromosome 5, Afil_fr2py, whole genome shotgun sequence genome encodes these proteins:
- the LOC140153320 gene encoding uncharacterized protein, producing the protein MERKRSAKEKDSQRIEELSKERKKITDVKMERQRSAEEKDKKRIEELEKERQIVAELRKKRQKFAEERKTKRSGELLIQAQKIAELEKEQKRIADAKEQQRIVELTKRTQKIAEHENERQRILRGKEEQLIANEIEKQRIAEEKIKRQIEQEKEKQRIAEVELQNRMVAEEKGKLWLAKVREKQQVKTEREKERLEEVKRKAVEKLEKEKRSADLSFEEGGLAKQQEEEKRTMEEKRENNALQKKQKSKGLKNLWNKRKSLKNLKRKDTIPLRKRKHKGFHNWKKKTAR; encoded by the coding sequence atggaaagaAAACGAAGTGCGAAAGAAAAGGACTCACAAAGGATTGAAGAACTttcaaaggaaagaaagaaaattacggaCGTCAAAATGGAAAGACAGAGGAGTGCCGAAGAGAAAGATAAAAAGAGAATTGAAGAGTTAGAAAAGGAAAGGCAAATTGTTGCAGAGCTTCGAAAGAAAAGGCAGAAGTTTGCAGAAGAAAGGAAAACGAAAAGGAGTGGGGAGCTATTGATACAAGCACAGAAAATTGCCGAATTAGAAAAGGAACAAAAGAGAATTGCAGACGCAAAAGAGCAACAAAGAATTGTGGAATTGACCAAACGAACACAAAAGATTGCTGAGCATGAAAATGAAAGACAACGGATTTTGAGAGGAAAGGAGGAACAACTGATTGCCAATGAAATTGAGAAACAGAGAATTGCAGAGGAAAAGATAAAGCGGCAGATCGAACAGGAAAAGGAAAAGCAGAGGATCGCGGAAGTCGAATTACAAAATCGGATGGTTGCAGAAGAAAAAGGAAAATTGTGGCTTGCCAAGGTGAGGGAAAAGCAACAGGTCAAAACGGAAAGGGAAAAAGAGAGGCTCGAAGAAGTAAAGAGAAAGGCGGTTGAAAAGCTCGAAAAAGAAAAGAGGTCTGCAGACCTCTCCTTTGAAGAAGGAGGATTGGCAAAACAGCAAGAAGAAGAAAAACGAACAAtggaagaaaagagagaaaacaacGCATtgcagaagaaacaaaaaagcaaaGGATTAAAGAACTTATGGAACAAACGAAAAAGTTTGAAGAACTTGAAAAGAAAAGACACAATACCTTTGAGGAAACGAAAACACAAAGGATTT